One Hippoglossus hippoglossus isolate fHipHip1 chromosome 5, fHipHip1.pri, whole genome shotgun sequence genomic window carries:
- the LOC117761372 gene encoding protein transport protein Sec61 subunit alpha gives MGIKFLEVIKPFCAVLPEIQKPERKIQFREKVLWTAITLFIFLVCCQIPLFGIMSSDSADPFYWMRVILASNRGTLMELGISPIVTSGLIMQLLAGAKIIEVGDTPKDRALFNGAQKLFGMIITIGQAIVYVMTGMYGDPSEMGAGICLVIIIQLFVAGLIVLLLDELLQKGYGLGSGISLFIATNICETIVWKAFSPTTVNTGRGTEFEGAIIALFHLLATRTDKVRALREGFYRQNLPNLMNLIATVFVFAVVIYFQGFRVDLPIKSARYRGQYNTYPIKLFYTSNIPIILQSALVSNLYVISQMLSTRFSGNFLVNLLGTWSDATSGGPARAYPVAGLCYYLSPPESFGSVLDDPVHAVIYIIFMLGSCAFFSKTWIEVSGSSAKDVAKQLKEQQMVMRGHRETSMVHELNRYIPTAAAFGGLCIGGLSVMADFLGAIGSGTGILLAVTIIYQYFEIFVKEQSEVGSMGALLF, from the exons ATGGGGA TTAAATTTTTGGAGGTCATCAAGCCCTTCTGTGCGGTCCTGCCAGAAATTCAGAAACCAGAAAGAAAG ATTCAGTTTAGAGAAAAAGTACTATGGACCGCTATCACACTATTCATCTTTCTGGTGTGCTGCCAG ATTCCACTGTTTGGCATCATGTCATCAGACTCGGCAGATCCTTTCTACTGGATGAGAGTAATCCTGGCTTCCAACAGAG GTACTCTGATGGAGCTGGGTATCTCACCCATTGTCACATCGGGCCTAATCATGCAACTCCTGGCTGGTGCCAAGatcattgaagttggtgacaCTCCCAAGGACAGAGCCCTCTTTAATGGAGCTCAGAAAT TGTTTGGAATGATCATCACCATTGGACAGGCCATTGTGTACGTTATGACTGGCATGTATGGAGACCCCTCAGAGATGGGTGCTGGGATATGCTTAGTCATCATCATCCAG CTCTTCGTTGCAGGGCTGATTGTCTTGCTGCTGGACGAGCTTCTCCAGAAGGGCTATGGTCTGGGCTCAGGTATCTCTCTCTTCATTGCCACCAACATCTGTGAGACGATCGTGTGGAAGGCCTTCAGTCCCACCACCGTCAACACTGGCAGAG GCACTGAGTTTGAGGGAGCCATTATTGCTCTCTTCCATCTACTGGCCACTCGCACGGACAAGGTCCGTGCTCTTAGAGAAGGCTTCTACAGACAAAACCTGCCCAACCTCATGAACCTCATCGCcactgtctttgtgtttgcagtggtCATATACTTCCAG GGCTTCAGAGTGGACCTGCCCATCAAGTCTGCACGCTACCGTGGCCAATATAACACCTACCCgatcaaactgttctacacCTCCAACATCCCCATTATCCTGCAGTCTGCGCTGGTCTCTAATCTCTACGTAATTTCTCAGATGCTCTCAACGCGTTTCAGCGGCAACTTCCTGGTCAACCTCCTGGGAACCTGGTCT GACGCCACGAGTGGAGGACCAGCTCGGGCCTACCCAGTGGCTGGGCTCTGTTACTACCTTTCTCCTCCGGAGTCATTTGGTTCTGTTTTGGACGACCCAGTTCATGCTGTCATCTACATCATCTTCATGCTCGGCTCCTGCGCTTTCTTCTCCAAGACCTGGATTGAGGTCTCAGGATCCTCTGCCAAAGAT GTGGCAAAGCAGCTGAAGGAGCAACAGATGGTGatgagaggacacagagagaccTCTATGGTGCATGAGCTTAACAG GTACATCCCCACAGCTGCTGCCTTTGGTGGTCTGTGTATAGGTGGGCTGTCTGTCATGGCAGATTTCCTGGGTGCGATCGGTTCGGGTACAGGAATCCTCTTGGCTGTGACCATCATCTACCAGTACTTTGAGATCTTTGTGAAGGAGCAGAGTGAAGTGGGCAGCATGGGCGCACTGCTCTTCTAG
- the chchd4a gene encoding mitochondrial intermembrane space import and assembly protein 40 isoform X1, protein MSYCRQEGKDRIIFVTKEDHEAPSNAELVADDPNDPYEEQGLILPSGDINWNCPCLGGMASGPCGSQFKEAFSCFHYSTEEVKGSECIDNFRNMQECMQKYPELYPQEEDKESSTQAESDSSAASAAQTEGSASAAQTEGSASAAQTEGSSSAAQTEGSALSPETDATPSTSDPSADSASPTDSQTAS, encoded by the exons ATGTCGTACTGCAGGCAGGAAG GTAAAGATCGCATTATCTTTGTGACCAAGGAAGACCATGAGGCGCCCAGCAATGCTGAGCTGGTTGCAGATGATCCCAACGATCCGTACGAGGAGCAAG GGCTGATCCTGCCAAGTGGAGACATCAACTGGAACTGCCCGTGCCTGGGCGGCATGGCCAGCGGACCATGCGGGTCTCAGTTCAAAGAGGCGTTCTCCTGCTTCCACTACAGCACGGAAGAGGTGAAGGGCTCGGAGTGCATCGACAACTTCCGCAACATGCAAGAGTGCATGCAGAAGTACCCTGAGCTCTATCCTCAGGAGGAAGATAAAGAGAGTTCCACCCAAGCAGAGTCTGACAGCAgcgctgcctctgctgcccaGACCGAGGGCTCCGCCTCTGCTGCCCAGACCGAGGGCTCCGCCTCTGCTGCCCAGACTGagggctcctcctctgctgcccaGACTGAGGGCTCCGCCTTATCCCCTGAAACTGACGCTACACCATCCACTTCAGATCCCTCGGCTGACAGCGCGTCACCTACAGACAGCCAGACTGCCAGCTAA
- the chchd4a gene encoding mitochondrial intermembrane space import and assembly protein 40 isoform X2: MSYCRQEGKDRIIFVTKEDHEAPSNAELVADDPNDPYEEQGLILPSGDINWNCPCLGGMASGPCGSQFKEAFSCFHYSTEEVKGSECIDNFRNMQECMQKYPELYPQEEDKESSTQAESDSSAASAAQTEGSALSPETDATPSTSDPSADSASPTDSQTAS; this comes from the exons ATGTCGTACTGCAGGCAGGAAG GTAAAGATCGCATTATCTTTGTGACCAAGGAAGACCATGAGGCGCCCAGCAATGCTGAGCTGGTTGCAGATGATCCCAACGATCCGTACGAGGAGCAAG GGCTGATCCTGCCAAGTGGAGACATCAACTGGAACTGCCCGTGCCTGGGCGGCATGGCCAGCGGACCATGCGGGTCTCAGTTCAAAGAGGCGTTCTCCTGCTTCCACTACAGCACGGAAGAGGTGAAGGGCTCGGAGTGCATCGACAACTTCCGCAACATGCAAGAGTGCATGCAGAAGTACCCTGAGCTCTATCCTCAGGAGGAAGATAAAGAGAGTTCCACCCAAGCAGAGTCTGACAGCAgcgctgcctctgctgcccaGACCGAG GGCTCCGCCTTATCCCCTGAAACTGACGCTACACCATCCACTTCAGATCCCTCGGCTGACAGCGCGTCACCTACAGACAGCCAGACTGCCAGCTAA
- the si:dkey-202e22.2 gene encoding LOW QUALITY PROTEIN: netrin-4 (The sequence of the model RefSeq protein was modified relative to this genomic sequence to represent the inferred CDS: inserted 1 base in 1 codon) — protein sequence MRVSSMRGEKGPHPMLVALCGLFLAFTRSGAVSRCVDHACSPPIGNLASGRTPTTLSSCCGNNSPQCCPCPHPPMTPHLCPVDNHPPAHMTDDPFSKPETWWASGARTAVQGQQDKIQLDLETQFCLSHVVLVFRSPRPXAMAIERSDRLWRTWEALKLFASNCSAEFGLADDFSQPGSLCTSRYTSPTPCSGGEVILRTLDPSGAKRLDPYSSEALARLTLTNLRIRLLKAQTCSAPLNLPTGRTSPTASTLTSTSTTENSASAPYAIYTLLAKGTCLCHGHAEYCVPHNSSQDTSQDSNVVSGRCLCTHHTAGDHCEKCAPLYNDRPWRPANGSSGEPNPCQKCECHAHADSCHFSQRAWLSSGGSSGGVCDDCRHNTVGRRCQRCRHGYHRHPFLPLHSPHACTRCRCDPQGSLSPRPGEEGPWCHPRSGQCHCESGVGGTSCSYCLPGYWGFGDKGCEPCACPLSCDPTTGQCLDSYTDNQVFNVPVGGKIPDLDHMFPIEEEVQWSKELAVSALHYTGKCSCKERKLKSVSDLCKTKHDYVIKVSVLSAHDKGSHAEVQVKVRKVLRSGQVVLNLGTISIYPLSWTSRGCTCPILNPGMEYLLAGPEEAGTGRLLVTMQSVVAPWTPRLGLLISEGLRNGCP from the exons ATGAGAGTGTCTAGTATGCGTGGGGAGAAGGGTCCACATCCGATGCTGGTGGCGCTCTGTGGACTGTTTTTGGCTTTCACGCGGAGCGGAGCAG tttCCAGATGTGTGGACCACGCCTGTAGTCCACCCATAGGGAACCTGGCCAGCGGCAGGACCCCCACCACCCTCTCCAGCTGCTGCGGGAACAACTCCCCCCAATGCTGCCCTTGCCCCCATCCTCCCATGACCCCTCACCTCTGCCCCGTGGACAATCACCCACCTGCTCACATGACCGACGACCCTTTCTCCAAGCCGGAGACCTGGTGGGCATCAGGTGCAAGGACCGCCGTGCAGGGGCAGCAGGACAAGATCCAGTTGGATCTGGAAACACAGTTCTGTCTGTCCCATGTGGTTTTGGTGTTCAGGTCGCCCCGGC CTGCCATGGCCATTGAACGTTCAGACCGACTTTGGAGGACCTGGGAGGCTCTTAAACTATTTGCAAGCAATTGCAGCGCGGAGTTTGGTTTGGCTGATGATTTTAGTCAGCCAGGCTCTTTGTGTACATCTCGTTACACCAGTCCCACACCCTGCAGTGGTGGTGAG GTAATATTACGGACATTAGACCCCAGCGGTGCTAAAAGACTGGACCCTTACAGCTCAGAGGCCCTTGCCCGCCTCACCCTCACTAACCTCCGCATCAGACTGCTAAAAGCTCAGACCTGCTCCGCGCCTCTGAACCTGCCGACAGGACGCACAAGCCCCACAGCCTCAACACTGACCTCCACATCCACTACAGAAAACTCAGCCTCAGCACCTTATGCCATTTACACTTTACTGGCCAAAGGGACCTGCCTGTGCCACGGACATGCTGAGTATTGTGTACCACACAACAGCAGCCAAGACACTAGTCAGGACAGTAATGTG GTGTCTGGTAGGTGCCTGTGTACTCACCACACCGCGGGGGATCACTGTGAGAAGTGTGCCCCGCTCTACAACGATCGTCCCTGGAGGCCCGCCAACGGCAGCAGCGGGGAGCCGAACCCGTGCCAGA AGTGCGAGTGCCACGCTCACGCAGACAGCTGTCACTTCTCTCAGCGGGCATGGCTGTCATCCGGTGGCTCCAGCGGTGGGGTTTGTGATGACTGCCGGCACAACACGGTTGGGCGTAGGTGCCAGCGCTGTCGCCATGGCTACCACCGTCACCCGTTCCTGCCCCTGCATTCCCCCCACGCCTGCACAC GCTGCAGGTGTGATCCACAGGGCTCTTTGTCTCCTCGGCCTGGAGAGGAGGGACCCTGGTGCCACCCTCGGAGTGGACAGTGCCACTGTGAATCAGGTGTAGGGGGCACAAGCTGCAGCTACTGCCTGCCTGGCTACTGGGGCTTTGGAGATAAGGGCTGTGAACCCTGTGCCTGCCCTCTCAGCTGCGATCCCACCACTGGGCAGTGTCTCGACAG CTACACAGATAATCAGGTGTTCAATGTGCCTGTTGGAGGTAaaatccctgatctggatcATATGTTCCCAATTGAAGAAGAAGTACAGTGGTCGAAGGAGCTCGCAGTCTCTGCTCTGCATTATACAG GAAAGTGCAGCTGcaaggagaggaaactgaaaagTGTGTCTGACCTCTGTAAGACTAAACACGACTATG TGATCAAGGTCAGCGTGCTCTCTGCTCATGACAAAGGCAGCCACGCAGAGGTCCAGGTCAAAGTTCGCAAGGTTCTTCGATCAGGGCAGGTGGTACTGAACTTGGGAACCATCAGCATCTATCCTCTGTCCTGGACCAGCCGCGGCTGCACCTGTCCGATACTAAACCCCG GTATGGAGTACCTGCTCGCAGGCCCAGAAGAAGCTGGAACAGGCCGTTTGCTGGTCACCATGCAAAGTGTGGTGGCCCCCTGGACACCTCGACTGGGTCTACTCATATCAGAGGGCCTGAGGAATGGATGTCCATGA